From the genome of Neisseria sp. oral taxon 014 str. F0314:
CGTAAGACTGTCAGCATCCGTCCCTACACTGGTGCTGATGAGTAATCGGAAAATAATAGTTTAAAGAGGCTGCACTTCATCTTTAATGAAGTGCAGTTTTTTATTTGTTGTTTTCAAATGGGCTGTTTCCCATCCTGATTCTTGATAATTAAGAAAGAGATAAAAAGTTGCCCATTATTTGAATCTTTGGTTTATCCTATTGTTGGTTTTGTTATAATTTATTTTCAGTAAAACGTACCTCTGTAGCATGGAAGGGCAGGGATACCTGTACAAGCTGTAATCAGATTCCGAGGCCGTCTGAAACGGACTGCGGTTAATCCATTCATACAAGGATATATTCATGAGTTTACAAAATGATATTCTCGTTGTCGGCTCGGGACCGGCCGGTTTGAGTTTTGCCGCAGAACTAGCGGGCAGTGGTCTGAAAGTTACTCTCGTTGAGCGAAGTCCGCTGGAAGTGTTGCAGAATCCGCCTTACGACGGTAGGGAAATCGCACTAACCCATTTCACGCGCGAGATTATGCAGCGCTTGGGAATATGGGGATTGATTCCTGAAAACGAAATTTATCCGCTGCGCGATGCAAAAGTGTTAAACGGTCAATCCGATTACCAGCTTCATTTTCCACAACCGACAGAGGCTCGCGGAGAGCCTGCGGATTGTTTAGGTTATCTGATTTCAAACCACAATATTCGGAAGGCGGCATACGAAGTGGTATCGAAATTGGATAATGTGACTATTTTGGCCGGAACCGGTGTCAAAGAAGTGAAAACCTCGTCTGATGAGGCGCAGGTTATTTTGGAAAACGGTGAAGTGTTGGCAGGTAAATTACTCTTGGCCGCAGACAGCCGTTTTTCGCAAACGCGTCGCCAGCTGGGTATTTCATCGGATATGCATGACTACAGCCGCACCATGTTTGTCTGCCGTATGAGGCATACTTTATCCAACCAACACACGGCATACGAATGTTTCCATTACGGCCGTACGATTGCATTGCTGCCGCTGGAAGAATATCTGACCAATACGGTGATTACCGTAGACAGCGATAAAGCGGAAACGATTAAAAATCTTAGTCCCGAAGAGTTGGCGGCTACAGTGAAAGAACAGTTGAAAGGCCGCTTGGGGGATATGGAATTGGTCAGTACCATCCATAATTACCCATTGGTAGGTATGATTGCCCAACGGTTTTACGGTACGCGCAGTGCTTTGATAGGCGATGCCGCAGTGGGTATGCATCCTGTTACGGCTCATGGTTTTAACTTGGGATTGTCCAGTGCCGATATTTTGGCCAAACTGGTTCTTGAAGCCGAGCAGCGCGGGCAGGATATTGGCGCTTCCAGTTTGTTGGAAAAATACAGCAGTAAACACATGTTGCATGCCCAGCCGATTTACCACGGCACGAATATGTTGTTGAAACTTTTTACTAATGAGACTGCTCCGGCTAAATTGTTACGCGGGTTGGTTCTGCGGGCCAGTAATAATTTCCCGCCGCTGAAAAAATTGATTACCAAGCAGTTGACCGGCTGATTGGGTGTGGATAACCGAAGGCCGTCTGAAACGATTAATCGTTTCAGACGGCCTTTTTAGTATGAGGCTAAGATTCTTGGGTCAATATTAAAGTGTTGTTTTCTGAATCGGATTGTTTCAGTGCGGTCAGCTTTTTCGTCAGAATATTTAAAATCACACCATAGGCCGGAAGGAAAAATAAGGTACAGATAATCAATTTGAACAAATAATCGACCAAGGCAATACCTGGCCAGTGTGCAGCCATAAATTCGTCGCTGCCCGAATAAAAGGCGATACTGAAAAACATCAGCGTATCAAGAGCATTGCCGAATATGGTTGAAGCGGCTGGTGCAATCCACCATGTTTTCAGACGGCGTAACCTAGTAAACACAAAAATATCTAAAATCTGGCCGAATACATAAGCCGAAAAGCTGGCAAGAGCGATGCGCCCGACGAATGAATTAAATTGGGATAAGGCTGCCCAACCGGTCCAATTGCCGCTGCTGAACAGTACGGAAAATACGTATGACAGTAATAGGGCAGGAAGCATTACCCAAAAAATAATTCTGCGCGCCAGCCGCGAGCCGAAAATCCGTACGGTTAAATCGGTGGCTAAAAAGATAAAAGGAAAAGTAAATGCCCCCCATGTGGTATGTATGTTGAAAATGCTAAAGGGAAATTGAACCAGATAATTACTGGCCGCGATAATCAGGATGTGGAATAACGCGAGCCAAAATAGGGCCTTTTGCTGTTGGACTTGAGTGAAATGATACATAGTGTGTTTTAGTCTTTTAAAAAAATGGTTTCAGACGGCCTTTTGAATGAATGAGGCCGTCTGAAAGTGAAGAAAGGTAGTTGAGTACGGGTTACAAGGCGTCGTATTTAAACAAACGCTCACGCGCCAATGTTTCAAATTCTGTCTTGGGTTTGCCGTAATTGGCAAAAGGATGGATAGCGATACCGCCGCGCGGTGTGAATTCACCGCATACTTCGATGTATTTCGGATCCATCAGTTTAATCAGGTCATTCATAATGATATTGACACAGTCTTCATGAAAATCACCATGGTTACGAAAGCTGAACAGATAAAGCTTGAGTGATTTGCTTTCTACCATTTTAACCGACGGAATGTAGCGGATATGAATGGTCGCGAAATCCGGCTGTCCCGTTATTGGACACAGGCTGGTAAATTCGGGACAAATGAATTTGACGAAATAATCGTTGTTGGGATGTTTGTTATCGAATGCTTCCAATATAGATGGATTGTATTCGGACGGGTATTGGGTCTTCTGATTGCCCAGCAGCGAGATGCCGCCCAGTTCTTCGGTATTACGAGACATTTTGGATTTCCTTAGTTTTTTAATGTGGGAGGATTTCGAACCACGATGCGGGATTTTAATATAAATGGGGAAAATAGTGTGGAAAATGATACAGATGCGAAAAATGAGGTTGGTGTTTTTTATCTTGGAATATCCGAACAATGAAGCCGACTGTAAGTAACTGGCATTTAGTTGATTGAAATTTGAGGTAAATTTTCAGTAATTTTGTACTGAGAAATAGTATCGGCATGATAAGAGTTGAACTAAGTTCAGAGAGGTAATCTCTAATGCTAATTCATCATGGATAAGGCGCAAATCAAAAAGTATATTATGTAATAATCATGTATTATAAAAGATATATCAGTCACTTAACCTCAAATAATAATATCTTATATGCATAATAACACCCGTTTGTTGTTTGTAGAAACCGATTGTCAGATTTTTATTATAAAAATAATAAGCTGAATTAGTATACCGCTACACAGTCAGTACTCAGTACACATTATTTAAGCGGGCGGGCGGTATCTTAGTCTGTTCCGCGGCCTCTAAGGCAAATCTAATTTTATTAACGAAGAGAATATACAATGAGTTTTTCACAAGCTGAATTAGTCAACGCGCTGCGTTTGTTATCTGGACGCTTGCCTGAATTTTCGGAACAACAAACCCAAGTGGGCAGATTACTGCGAATTGTAACCGAGCGTCTGAGCGACCATTTGAATGAAAACCTGAAAGTATTAGGTATCAATGAGAATTTGTGGTTCGCTATGATGGCAGTGTATGTCAGCCCGAACAGCGAGATACTGCCTTCGCGCCTGAGCGATATGATGGATTTGACCCGTACCAGTGCGACGCGTCTGTCTGATGAAATGGTGGAACGAGGATGGGTGGAACGGCATATCAATCAGCAAGACCGCCGTCAGATTGTGTTAAAATTGACTCCCGAAGGTGAAGCGTTTATCCAAAAAGTGTGGCCGCAGGTATCCAGTAAAAGCGGTGAAGCTTGGCAGGATTTCACCAATGAAGATTACGCCCAGTTGCAATATCTATTGAGCAAGTTGCTGAACCGTTTGGAAGGCTGATTGCAGACAATAAATATGGCAGGCGTAGGATTAACACGGAGTCTGTCATGAAATTCAATATTGCCAAATGGAGCATAGGCGTTTTAACCGTATGTACGTTAAGTGCCTGTGCCCAATTCGGCAAACAGGCGCCGTTGGAAGAACCAACGGCGTATTCATTATCCGAAGGCAAATCAGCAGTAATGGCTAAAGATGCGTGGTGGCTGCAACTACACGATAAAAAACTTAATTTGCTGATTGCCCAAGCGATTCAAACATCTCCCGATTTAAGAGTAGCGAAAGCTCGTTTTGATCAGGCTCAGGCACAACTGGGTCTTACGGAGGCAGCAACCAAAACCCAAATAGGTTTTTCGGTGCGCGGAGCCGGAGCATATGTTTCACCCAAGCCTGCTTCGCGGCAAGGTGAAACAGATAATACTCTGTTGCTGGCCAATGCAGCCTTGCAAGGAAGCTGGGAGTTTGATTTTTGGGGTAAAAACCGGAATCAAATTGCTTCAGTTTTAGGTAAACGGCAGGCAATTCTTTATGAGGCCCGCCAGACAAGAATTATGTTGGCCAATGCCGTGGCTGCACAGTATTTTGCTTGGCAATCTTTAGAGGAACAGCAAAAATTGCTTGCCCGTCGTACTGAAACGGCTGATAAAACTCTACAACTGATGCAGCGGCGTGTCCGAGCAAAGCTGATGCCGCCTGAATCACTTTATCAGATAGAATTGTTACAGCATCGTTTACAGTTGGAGCGACTGTCATTAGAGCAGCAAACTGCCAAAGTCCGTAACAGCTTGTCGGCTTTGACTGGAAATGCGCCATATACGTTGCCCGTTCGGTTTCCCGAAGAGATGGCAAACGTACCAAATTTACCTGTCGACAGAATTTATGCTGATCTGCTTGCTGTACGCCCTGATATTGCAGTTCAAAAATCGCTTTTGGAATCAAAATATCATGCGATTAAATCAACTGAGGCCGAGTTTTATCCCAATATTGAATTGAAAGTGTTAGCCGGCATGGCGCATATTGATGCGTTTAATGTGATACATGGGCGTAATTCGGCAATGCTTGGCATACTTCCTGCATTAAATCTTCCAATTTTTACTTCCGGAGCGTTACAGTCTAAATTGTGGGGTAGGCGTGCCGAATATAACGAACAAGTTGCGATATATGATCGGACAGTCTTAAACGCTATGCGTTCGGCTGCGGATGCAGTAGTGGATTACCAAAGTTTGCAAGCCAAGAAACTTGTATGGGATAAAATGTTGAATACTTCCGGAAAATCAGTACGGGCGGTTCAAAACCGTGTAAAAGTTGGTTTGGAAAACGGATTGGATGTGTTGCAAAAACAGGAAGAAAGGTTGCAGCTCCAAATGCAGGCAGTCCAATATCAAGCGGAATACCTGACGGCATGGAGTAACTTACATGCTCAGTTGGGTGGTGGTGTCAAATAACTGTCAGCGATTTTCAGACGGCCTAGATTGTTGTATCGCGAAAATTCAATTTCTACTTTGATTTTTTACAGGGACGATTACTTGAAGGGAATGTTGAAAGAATTATCTGGAATCTGATGTAGTCTAGGTAAAATTACTTGTGTTACTGTAAATATATATTGATATTATTGCTTGATTAAATAGTAAAGCAATTATAGAATGCGCCGTTCTTTATTAAGTGTTTAAATTAACTATATAAAATTTCTTTTGGCATAAATTTTTGTCCGTAAATCGGTATGATTAAAATATTTTTAGGTAATATATTGTTTCATAATAGAAAATTATAATCAATTGAACTTGTAATCGGGATTGTAAACTCATGAGCAACAAGCAGGAAAATGCTTCCGTCAAGAGTGGAACGGAGGCATTGAGAACCGATTTTCCATATCGCCGCAAACGCAACCTGACGTTAGTTACTTTGCTGTTTATTATTATTGCGTTAGGTGTCACGCTAGCTTATTTTTTATTTTGGCAGCATGAAGAGGAAACGGAAGATGCCTATGTAGCGGGACATTTGGTGCAGATTACGCCGCAAATTACTGGAACGGTACGCAAAGTAATGTTTGACGACACCGAGCTGGTCAAAAAAGGCGATGTGTTGATTACGTTGGACGACAGTGATTTTCAGTTGGCCTATGACCGTGCTCAAAATGAGCTGATTCAGGCCATTCGTCAGAATAAACAGCAAACGGCCACCAATTCGCAAGCAAAGGCACAAGTCTTGTTGAGAAAGGCCGATTTGGCGCGCGCGCAAGCTGATTTAAGGCGTAGAGAGTTGCTTTCGGGAACAGACGCGATTTCGGGAGAAGAATTGAGTCATGCCCGTGCCGCCGTAGTGCAGGCTCAGGCTGCGTTGAAAGCTGTTGAAGCGGCGGAAACTTCTGCTCAGGCCGCTATCGGGAATAATATTCCGTTGCGCCAGCAACCTGCTGTTCAGACGGCCGTCAGCCGCATAAAAGATGCGTGGCTTAATTTGCAACGTACACAAATCCATGCTCCGATAGCGGGGCAGGTTGCCAAGCGTAATGTTCAGGTCGGACAACGCATTACGCAAGGGGTTCCCTTGATGGCAGTGGTTCCGCTCGATAATTTATGGGTGGATGCCAATTTTAAAGAATCCCAATTGCGTAAAATGCGCATTGGTCAATCGGTTGAAATGGTGTCCGACCTTTATGGCAGTAAAGTAGTTTATCACGGTAAAGTGATGGGCCTGTCGGCAGGAACGGGCAGTGCGTTTTCACTATTGCCGGCACAAAATGCAACGGGTAATTGGATTAAAGTGGTACAACGTGTTCCAGTTCGTATCAGTCTTGATCCAAGGGAGTTGCGTGCTAATCCGTTACGGATGGGGCTGTCAATGACGGTAAAAGTTGATATTTCTGAATCTACGGGAAAAGGAATGGCTTCTACGGCGGAAAAAGGCACGGTACTTCCGGAAACAGACAAAGTAGATTGGGCTGTGGCTGATGCTTTAATTGAGAAAATATTTGAGAAATATTCAAAATAACGTTTCAGACGGCCTTCGGAATAAAAAGGCCGTCTGAATTTTTATAGGTGGTTGTCAAATAATGTATGGTTTGCACCGACAGCAAACCATACATTATTCGAGTAGAATCGGATATGTTTTAAAGGCGTGTCTGGGAAATGGTAGTATAAAAATGGCTTATCCTCCTTTGCAGGGATTCAGGCTAGTATGGGTGACGTTTTCATTAAGTCTTGCTGTGTTTATGGAAGTGCTGGATACGACGATTGCGAATGTGGCGGTGCCTGTGATTGCCGGTGATTTGGGCGCGGCACTTACTCAAGGAACATGGGTGATTACTTCGTTTGCCGTTGCTAATGCGATTTCAGTACCCCTGACGGGCTTTTTGGCTAAACGTTTCGGTGAAGTGAGGCTGTTTATCGGTTCGGTAATCGGGTTCGTCATTATGTCATGGCTATGCGGAATTGCACCTAATTTGCAATTACTGGTCTTGTTCCGGATATTGCAGGGATTCATTGCCGGACCGTTAATTCCTTTATCTCAAAGTCTGTTGATGGCTTCTTACCCGCTTGAAAAAAGAACATTGGCACTGGCACTTTGGGCAATGACAGTCGTGGTCGCACCTGTGCTCGGACCGATTTTGGGCGGTTGGATTTCGAATAATTGGCATTGGGGCTGGATTTTCTTTATTAATGTTCCCATCGGTATCGTTTCTGCTGTTATTGCGTGGAAACAGTTAGGAAACCGGGAAACAGAAATTTTTAAAACACCCATTGATTTCATCGGCTTGGTATTGATGATAGTTGGTGTGGGTGCATTACAGATGATGCTTGACAGGGGCAAGGAACTGGATTGGTTTGAATCCAATGAAATTATTATTTGGGGAATTACAGCAACAGTCTGCTTAATTTACTTTATCGTATGGGAATTGGGGGAAAAGCATCCTGTTGTAGATTTGTCTTTGTTTAAAGATAGGAATTTTACTATTGGAGTTTTGACGACTTCGCTAGGTTTTATGGTGTACATGGGTACACTAACCCTATTGCCTTTAGTATTGCAGTCGAATTTGGGTTACACCGCAACATGGGCGGGGTTAGCAGCTGCGCCGGTGGGATTGTTGCCAATCTTGCTGTCTCCGATTATTGGCCGGTTCGGCAATAGGGTGGATATGCGGATACTGGTTATGACTAGTTTCCTTGTGTTTGCCTTCACTTTTTATTGGCGTACCGATTTTTATGCGGGTATGGATATGAAGAATGTGGTTTGGCCGCAATTTTGGCAGGGACTGGGAGTGGCCATGTTCTTTTTGCCACTAACGAC
Proteins encoded in this window:
- the ubiM gene encoding 5-demethoxyubiquinol-8 5-hydroxylase UbiM gives rise to the protein MSLQNDILVVGSGPAGLSFAAELAGSGLKVTLVERSPLEVLQNPPYDGREIALTHFTREIMQRLGIWGLIPENEIYPLRDAKVLNGQSDYQLHFPQPTEARGEPADCLGYLISNHNIRKAAYEVVSKLDNVTILAGTGVKEVKTSSDEAQVILENGEVLAGKLLLAADSRFSQTRRQLGISSDMHDYSRTMFVCRMRHTLSNQHTAYECFHYGRTIALLPLEEYLTNTVITVDSDKAETIKNLSPEELAATVKEQLKGRLGDMELVSTIHNYPLVGMIAQRFYGTRSALIGDAAVGMHPVTAHGFNLGLSSADILAKLVLEAEQRGQDIGASSLLEKYSSKHMLHAQPIYHGTNMLLKLFTNETAPAKLLRGLVLRASNNFPPLKKLITKQLTG
- a CDS encoding 7-cyano-7-deazaguanine/7-aminomethyl-7-deazaguanine transporter, with product MYHFTQVQQQKALFWLALFHILIIAASNYLVQFPFSIFNIHTTWGAFTFPFIFLATDLTVRIFGSRLARRIIFWVMLPALLLSYVFSVLFSSGNWTGWAALSQFNSFVGRIALASFSAYVFGQILDIFVFTRLRRLKTWWIAPAASTIFGNALDTLMFFSIAFYSGSDEFMAAHWPGIALVDYLFKLIICTLFFLPAYGVILNILTKKLTALKQSDSENNTLILTQES
- the queF gene encoding preQ(1) synthase, which encodes MSRNTEELGGISLLGNQKTQYPSEYNPSILEAFDNKHPNNDYFVKFICPEFTSLCPITGQPDFATIHIRYIPSVKMVESKSLKLYLFSFRNHGDFHEDCVNIIMNDLIKLMDPKYIEVCGEFTPRGGIAIHPFANYGKPKTEFETLARERLFKYDAL
- a CDS encoding MarR family transcriptional regulator, with the protein product MSFSQAELVNALRLLSGRLPEFSEQQTQVGRLLRIVTERLSDHLNENLKVLGINENLWFAMMAVYVSPNSEILPSRLSDMMDLTRTSATRLSDEMVERGWVERHINQQDRRQIVLKLTPEGEAFIQKVWPQVSSKSGEAWQDFTNEDYAQLQYLLSKLLNRLEG
- a CDS encoding efflux transporter outer membrane subunit, which translates into the protein MKFNIAKWSIGVLTVCTLSACAQFGKQAPLEEPTAYSLSEGKSAVMAKDAWWLQLHDKKLNLLIAQAIQTSPDLRVAKARFDQAQAQLGLTEAATKTQIGFSVRGAGAYVSPKPASRQGETDNTLLLANAALQGSWEFDFWGKNRNQIASVLGKRQAILYEARQTRIMLANAVAAQYFAWQSLEEQQKLLARRTETADKTLQLMQRRVRAKLMPPESLYQIELLQHRLQLERLSLEQQTAKVRNSLSALTGNAPYTLPVRFPEEMANVPNLPVDRIYADLLAVRPDIAVQKSLLESKYHAIKSTEAEFYPNIELKVLAGMAHIDAFNVIHGRNSAMLGILPALNLPIFTSGALQSKLWGRRAEYNEQVAIYDRTVLNAMRSAADAVVDYQSLQAKKLVWDKMLNTSGKSVRAVQNRVKVGLENGLDVLQKQEERLQLQMQAVQYQAEYLTAWSNLHAQLGGGVK
- a CDS encoding efflux RND transporter periplasmic adaptor subunit — its product is MSNKQENASVKSGTEALRTDFPYRRKRNLTLVTLLFIIIALGVTLAYFLFWQHEEETEDAYVAGHLVQITPQITGTVRKVMFDDTELVKKGDVLITLDDSDFQLAYDRAQNELIQAIRQNKQQTATNSQAKAQVLLRKADLARAQADLRRRELLSGTDAISGEELSHARAAVVQAQAALKAVEAAETSAQAAIGNNIPLRQQPAVQTAVSRIKDAWLNLQRTQIHAPIAGQVAKRNVQVGQRITQGVPLMAVVPLDNLWVDANFKESQLRKMRIGQSVEMVSDLYGSKVVYHGKVMGLSAGTGSAFSLLPAQNATGNWIKVVQRVPVRISLDPRELRANPLRMGLSMTVKVDISESTGKGMASTAEKGTVLPETDKVDWAVADALIEKIFEKYSK
- a CDS encoding DHA2 family efflux MFS transporter permease subunit, with protein sequence MAYPPLQGFRLVWVTFSLSLAVFMEVLDTTIANVAVPVIAGDLGAALTQGTWVITSFAVANAISVPLTGFLAKRFGEVRLFIGSVIGFVIMSWLCGIAPNLQLLVLFRILQGFIAGPLIPLSQSLLMASYPLEKRTLALALWAMTVVVAPVLGPILGGWISNNWHWGWIFFINVPIGIVSAVIAWKQLGNRETEIFKTPIDFIGLVLMIVGVGALQMMLDRGKELDWFESNEIIIWGITATVCLIYFIVWELGEKHPVVDLSLFKDRNFTIGVLTTSLGFMVYMGTLTLLPLVLQSNLGYTATWAGLAAAPVGLLPILLSPIIGRFGNRVDMRILVMTSFLVFAFTFYWRTDFYAGMDMKNVVWPQFWQGLGVAMFFLPLTTITLSHMKGEQIASASSLSNFLRVFMGGVGVSIVSTMWERREALHHTQLTEQITPYSEIVRQTVDGMAQLGSGEEQTLRSINNIITQQGFIIGSNEIFLAGSILFIVMIVIIWGAKPPFGGVSDGRH